A portion of the Lolium rigidum isolate FL_2022 chromosome 1, APGP_CSIRO_Lrig_0.1, whole genome shotgun sequence genome contains these proteins:
- the LOC124651628 gene encoding uncharacterized protein LOC124651628, which translates to MASLSLHAGKSGTNEAWAFISDTLRKASLDSDLAVTVPPKPQQLLPLQRSSSRSHHHLHRQLRLRCQQSVVIHRTLPNRNSRLRSTSRKWRHRAPSFWTACTSCCHVHQYDCSYEACTVLCPSCWCPFFASAMPTPPPIVPGTDMYYCSWGFFPMGFPGGPAFCWTGKFSDAAATCFSGIYPMGPYLPLSAQAGIVEGNVAGGVGSEAAVSANVTAAVPVPLPANSTHVNVGAKKRVWPKGSKNKNVVIEID; encoded by the coding sequence ATGGCTAGCCTCTCTCTTCATGCTGGAAAATCTGGGACTAATGAAGCCTGGGCCTTTATCTCGGACACTCTACGCAAAGCCTCCCTCGACTCCGACCTTGCTGTCACAGTGCCGCCAAAGCCACAGCAGCTACTCCCTCTCCAGAgaagcagcagccgcagccaccaccatctccacagaCAGCTACGGCTTCGCTGCCAGCAAAGCGTGGTCATCCACCGCACTCTGCCAAACCGCAACAGCCGCCTCCGGAGCACCAGCAGGAAGTGGAGGCATCGTGCGCCATCGTTCTGGACGGCCTGCACGTCCTGCTGCCACGTGCACCAGTACGACTGCTCCTACGAGGCGTGCACTGTGCTTTGCCCCAGCTGCTGGTGCCCTTTCTTCGCCTCGGCGATGCCCACACCTCCACCTATCGTGCCGGGCACCGACATGTACTACTGCTCCTGGGGCTTCTTTCCCATGGGGTTCCCGGGAGGCCCTGCGTTTTGCTGGACCGGCAAATTCTCTGATGCAGCAGCCACCTGCTTCTCTGGGATTTATCCGATGGGGCCATACTTGCCATTGTCAGCTCAAGCTGGCATCGTGGAAGGCAATGTGGCTGGTGGTGTTGGCAGTGAGGCTGCTGTCAGTGCCAATGTGACAGCGGCAGTGCCGGTGccattgccagcaaactccactcATGTAAATGTTGGGGCAAAGAAGCGAGTGTGGCCCAAAGGCAGCAAGAATAAGAATGTGGTGATTGAGATCGATTAG